CACAGTCTGTGCTATCCCTTTCCAGGATGGAGGCCGCAACGCGGCCCCGTGATCGGATTGTCATCAGGAGAAGATGGCCGGTCTTTGCCGGGCCAGCCGGGCTCAACCAGAGCCAGCGGCCATGTCCAATTGCTCAAGCCAGCCCTTCAACGTCGCGGCATCCCGCAGAAAGTGGGCCGGCTCATCCTCCTGGACGAATTCCAGAAGCGCGAACATGGGCCGGTCCAGGGCCGCGGCCCGGGCCAGGTATTGCAGCCAAGCGTCGGCCCGTTCAGCCAGGGGCAGACGCTGGCCACTCTGCTCGTGCCAGCTAAAGACGTGGAGGCCGCGCAGCCAGGGTGCCAGGAGCTCCAGCCCGGCCAGATTCTCCGCCACCATGGAGCCCCGAGGAGGCTGCCAGTAGGTGCCCACGTTCGGATGGGCCACTTCCTGCAACAGGCGGCGCGCCGCCTCGCTGGTATCGGTCAAGGTGTTGCGGTGAAACTCGTAGACGATGGGGATGCCGGCCGCTGCAGCCAATTCGGCGATGCGAAGGGAATCCTCGATCACCAGCCGCCAGTAGGCCGAATCGGCCGTGTCAGTCCCCTGCCGGCCGGCCCAGACCCGGATCCGGGGCGCTTCCAGCTCCACGGCGGTGGCCAGCACCGCGTCGAAGGGGCCGGTCTCGTCGTGGCCGACCCGATAGTAAGAGCCGTATGCGGCCACCTGCAGGCCGGCTGCCGCGGTCAACCGGCGCACCTCACGGGCCCGTGCCAGGTCGCCGTGGGGGACATGCACATCGCCGCCCCACTCGATCCCGGCCAGCCCGGCCTGGGCTACCAACTCGACGATGGCTGCCGGTGTGAGTTGCCGGAAGGTGATGGAAACCAGGCCCGGCAACAGGGGAGAAGTCGTTTCGGTCATGCGGATCACTCACTCAGTTTGATTCACCTGGAAAGCAACCGGTGCAGGTTTCGCCCGCTTGCCCTAGCAGACACGCCTCACGCCATGCGGGCGGCCTGCTCCCGGGTGATGGCCCAGCGGAGGGGCTCCCCGCGGATGAAGCGCTGCAGCTCTTCCACCACGATCTGTCCCATGCGCTGGCACTCCTTGCCCAGGGAGCCGGCGATGTGGGGCGTCAGCACCACATTGTCCAGGTTGTAGAGGGGCGAACCCGGCGGCGGTGGCTCCGGATAGGTCACGTCCAGCACCGCGAAGAGGTCTGGCCGCTGCTGTAACACCGCGATCATCTCCGGCTCTCGCACGATGGCGCCCCGGGCGGTGTTGATGAAGGTCGCGCCCTCCTTCATGGCCGCGAAGTGGGCGCCGGTGATCATGCCTTCCGTCTCCGGCAGCCAGGGGGTGTGGAGGGAAACCACGTCGGCCTGCCGGAAGAGCTCGTCCAGATCACAGAGTTCGGCCCCCAGCGCCGCGGCCTCGTCCGCCTTCACATAGGGGTCATAGGCCAGCACCTTCAGGTCGAAGCGTTGCAGGTGCTGGCAGACCAGGCGGCCGATCATGCCCAGGGAGATGATGCCCACGGTGCTGCCGTAGGCGCCGGGCACGGGCAGGCGGGGTGGGTAGCGCCCCTCCCGTTTGATGGCCAGGGCGTGCTGCCAGCCCTTCTTCAGACAGAAGAGGATCTGGGAGAGGGTGTATTCGGCCACGGGCACAGCATTGGCCGCGTAGGAGCTGGTGATGGGGATGCCCCGGGCCCAGAAGGCGTCGGTGACGATCCGCTTGATGGAGCCGGCGCCGTAGAAGACGGCCTTCAGGTTGGGCGCCGCGGCCAGGAAGGCTTCGTCCAGGGGCACCATGCCCCAGCCAGAGAGGATCACCTCTGCCGGCGCCAGGATGGACGGGTTCGCCCGCACGCTCTCGGCCGTCTGGGGCGGTGCGTACACATCCACCAGGCTGGCAATGGCCGCGCGCTGCTCCGGGCCGTAGATATTCTGGTAGGCGTCAGGGTTTAGGAGGTAAAGTGCCTTTAACATTTATGTATTGCCAGAACAACTGCTGGTCGCA
The Litorilinea aerophila DNA segment above includes these coding regions:
- a CDS encoding sugar phosphate isomerase/epimerase family protein, with amino-acid sequence MTETTSPLLPGLVSITFRQLTPAAIVELVAQAGLAGIEWGGDVHVPHGDLARAREVRRLTAAAGLQVAAYGSYYRVGHDETGPFDAVLATAVELEAPRIRVWAGRQGTDTADSAYWRLVIEDSLRIAELAAAAGIPIVYEFHRNTLTDTSEAARRLLQEVAHPNVGTYWQPPRGSMVAENLAGLELLAPWLRGLHVFSWHEQSGQRLPLAERADAWLQYLARAAALDRPMFALLEFVQEDEPAHFLRDAATLKGWLEQLDMAAGSG
- a CDS encoding hydroxyacid dehydrogenase, producing the protein MLKALYLLNPDAYQNIYGPEQRAAIASLVDVYAPPQTAESVRANPSILAPAEVILSGWGMVPLDEAFLAAAPNLKAVFYGAGSIKRIVTDAFWARGIPITSSYAANAVPVAEYTLSQILFCLKKGWQHALAIKREGRYPPRLPVPGAYGSTVGIISLGMIGRLVCQHLQRFDLKVLAYDPYVKADEAAALGAELCDLDELFRQADVVSLHTPWLPETEGMITGAHFAAMKEGATFINTARGAIVREPEMIAVLQQRPDLFAVLDVTYPEPPPPGSPLYNLDNVVLTPHIAGSLGKECQRMGQIVVEELQRFIRGEPLRWAITREQAARMA